Proteins from one Oscillatoria nigro-viridis PCC 7112 genomic window:
- the egtD gene encoding L-histidine N(alpha)-methyltransferase — protein MKSPRLSDTTNSASTKENRLHLERLVSAAALTPAEINAGSDAVRGLTQTPKSLPPKYFYDDRGSKLFELICQLPEYYLTRTETAILQGCAGAIANLTGPCEIVELGSGSSTKTRILLDAYSQLEYPLHYLPIDISPTILETSACQLLADYPSLQIHGLVSTYELALAKIAPSPLPTRMICFLGSTLGNLNDRECDLFFSQIVGALQPGEYFLLGIDLDKSKDILEPAYDDSQGVTAAFNLNMLRHLNRKYEGNFDLAQFEHWAFYNQEECQIEMHLKSKKAQTVQLRSLNLTVEFAAGETIRSEISRKFNLNTVKKELSQRGLMPVQVWTDPNQWFGLMLCQMSVVNSAGE, from the coding sequence ATGAAATCCCCAAGACTGTCCGACACAACCAACTCAGCCTCAACGAAAGAAAACCGGCTGCACCTAGAGCGCCTGGTGAGCGCTGCGGCACTGACACCCGCAGAAATCAATGCTGGCAGCGATGCAGTTAGGGGGTTGACTCAAACCCCCAAATCCCTGCCTCCAAAGTATTTCTACGACGATCGCGGCTCGAAGCTGTTTGAGTTGATTTGCCAGTTGCCGGAATACTACTTGACGCGCACTGAGACGGCAATTTTGCAGGGGTGCGCGGGGGCGATCGCAAATTTAACGGGCCCCTGCGAAATCGTCGAACTCGGCAGCGGCAGTTCCACCAAAACTCGGATTCTCCTTGATGCTTACAGTCAACTGGAATATCCCCTGCATTATTTGCCGATCGACATCAGTCCTACTATCCTAGAAACCAGCGCTTGTCAACTGTTGGCCGATTATCCGTCGCTCCAGATTCACGGACTTGTCAGCACTTACGAATTAGCCTTAGCTAAAATTGCACCGTCGCCGCTGCCAACCCGAATGATTTGCTTTCTCGGCAGTACCCTCGGCAATCTCAACGATCGAGAATGCGATTTATTCTTCTCGCAAATTGTGGGTGCATTGCAGCCGGGAGAGTATTTTTTGCTGGGAATTGACTTGGACAAATCTAAGGATATTTTAGAGCCTGCATACGATGACAGTCAGGGAGTAACGGCAGCATTTAACTTGAATATGCTGCGGCATTTAAATCGAAAATATGAGGGAAATTTTGATTTAGCACAGTTCGAGCATTGGGCTTTTTACAATCAAGAGGAATGTCAAATTGAAATGCACTTAAAAAGTAAAAAAGCGCAAACAGTGCAGTTGCGTTCTCTCAATTTAACGGTTGAATTTGCAGCGGGAGAAACTATCCGCAGCGAAATATCGCGCAAGTTTAATCTCAATACGGTAAAAAAAGAACTTTCCCAGCGTGGTTTAATGCCTGTGCAGGTTTGGACAGATCCAAATCAGTGGTTTGGCTTGATGCTTTGTCAGATGTCAGTTGTTAATTCCGCCGGGGAATGA
- a CDS encoding RNA recognition motif domain-containing protein — MSIYVGNLSYEVTSDDLNEVFAEYGTVSRVQVPVDRETGRMRGFAFVEMASEAEEAAAIAALDGAEWMGRDLKVNKAKPRENNNNRRSSGGGGGWGDNDRSSRGRY, encoded by the coding sequence ATGTCGATTTACGTGGGTAATCTTTCATATGAGGTAACATCAGACGACCTCAACGAAGTATTTGCCGAGTACGGTACTGTAAGCCGCGTCCAAGTGCCAGTGGACCGGGAAACAGGCAGGATGCGGGGTTTTGCATTTGTGGAAATGGCAAGCGAGGCAGAAGAAGCAGCAGCCATCGCAGCTCTAGACGGTGCTGAATGGATGGGCCGCGACTTGAAAGTCAACAAAGCCAAACCTCGCGAAAACAACAACAACAGACGCTCCTCGGGCGGCGGCGGTGGCTGGGGCGACAACGATCGCTCTTCACGCGGACGCTACTAA
- a CDS encoding MBL fold metallo-hydrolase — protein MDTGFGLRDIKSPYSRLSAFFVHFNNIQFDRKYTAIHQIEQLGFSPSDVRHIVLTHLDFDRAGGLEDFPEATVHVMQAEIDAAHDRHGFITKRRYRPGQWDEVKHWKYYSAGGEPWFGFEAVRDLDGLPPEILLIPLVGHTRGHAGIAIDTPDGWLLHAGDAYFYRHEMDAANRRCTPGLRAYQWMMEVDRKARLLNQGRLHALSVQHSKDVRLFCSHDAIELKAFVDESRSS, from the coding sequence ATTGATACCGGTTTCGGATTGCGGGATATCAAGTCCCCTTACTCGCGACTCAGCGCGTTTTTCGTCCATTTTAATAACATCCAGTTCGATCGCAAGTACACGGCAATCCATCAAATTGAACAGCTCGGATTTTCACCAAGCGATGTGCGCCATATTGTGCTAACCCACCTCGATTTCGATCGTGCCGGCGGTCTAGAGGATTTCCCTGAAGCAACAGTACACGTCATGCAGGCTGAAATCGATGCCGCACACGATCGGCACGGTTTCATCACAAAAAGGCGCTATCGTCCGGGGCAGTGGGATGAAGTCAAACACTGGAAATACTATTCGGCGGGTGGCGAACCTTGGTTCGGTTTTGAAGCAGTCCGCGACCTCGACGGGTTGCCGCCGGAAATTTTGTTAATCCCGTTGGTGGGGCACACGCGCGGTCATGCGGGCATTGCCATTGATACACCCGATGGCTGGCTTCTGCACGCAGGGGATGCCTATTTCTACCGACACGAGATGGATGCGGCTAACCGACGCTGCACGCCCGGTCTGCGCGCCTACCAATGGATGATGGAGGTCGATCGCAAGGCTAGGTTGCTCAATCAAGGCCGGCTGCACGCATTATCGGTGCAGCATAGTAAAGATGTGCGCCTGTTTTGCAGTCACGATGCTATTGAGTTAAAAGCCTTCGTTGACGAGTCTAGGAGCTCTTAA
- a CDS encoding DNA methyltransferase, translating into MSLTEIANILGKPYFQAPNCLIYNLDCLEAMKLLPDQFVDLTLTSPPYNIGKEYEKFLVLDEYLNWCQQWIGEVYRVTIDRGGFWLNLGYLSIRDRAKAIPN; encoded by the coding sequence ATGAGCTTGACTGAGATCGCGAATATTTTAGGTAAACCGTACTTCCAAGCTCCTAATTGCCTAATTTATAACCTGGATTGTTTGGAGGCAATGAAGTTGCTGCCCGATCAATTTGTAGATTTAACCCTTACCAGCCCGCCTTATAACATCGGCAAAGAGTACGAAAAATTCTTGGTGTTAGATGAGTATTTAAACTGGTGCCAGCAGTGGATAGGGGAGGTTTACCGGGTAACGATCGATCGAGGAGGGTTTTGGCTGAATTTAGGTTATTTGTCAATTCGCGATCGGGCAAAAGCAATTCCGAACTAA
- the ribBA gene encoding bifunctional 3,4-dihydroxy-2-butanone-4-phosphate synthase/GTP cyclohydrolase II, protein MPNNNSSTQSFQFDSIDSALADLKAGRPLVVVDDENRENEGDVICAAQFATPDNINFMAVNARGLICLALSGERLDRLELPLMVSKNTDNNQTAFTVSIDAVNGVSTGISAEDRARTIQVAIHPDTKPQDLRRPGHIFPLRAIDGGVLKRAGHTEASVDLARLAGLYPSGVICEIQNPDGSMARLPELIDYAKTHNLKIISIADLISYRLKHDRFVRRETVAKLPTQFGEFMIYAYRDTQDNSEHVAIVKGDPAEFKDKPVMVRVHSECLTGDALGSLRCDCRMQLQAALKMIENVGSGVIVYLRQEGRGIGLVNKLKAYSLQDLGFDTVEANERLGFPADLRNYGVGAQMLNDLGVQKIRLITNNPRKIAGLKGYGIEVADRVPLLIEATDYNSIYLATKAEKLGHMLLQTYLVTVAIQWNETKEEARSQKAEGKEEDSAIQNRYEHLEKLRHLAANQHLLLQEEARPVGIALFGEGSLIVHLGFDQPGLAAPDWYSEVNHPYVKAIGHILAEISTEPNLQTLEFMVSSGADPLKTLQVQLDRETFLLSELTGICDRLEPQKIYSFAPIR, encoded by the coding sequence GTGCCCAATAACAACTCCTCAACTCAATCCTTTCAATTTGACTCAATTGACAGCGCCCTCGCAGACCTGAAAGCAGGTCGCCCCCTGGTAGTAGTCGATGACGAAAATCGCGAAAACGAAGGCGATGTGATTTGTGCCGCCCAATTCGCCACCCCCGACAACATCAATTTCATGGCCGTGAACGCGCGGGGTTTGATTTGTCTGGCATTGAGCGGCGAAAGGCTCGATCGCCTGGAACTGCCCCTGATGGTCAGCAAAAACACCGACAACAACCAAACAGCCTTCACCGTCAGCATCGATGCAGTCAACGGCGTCAGCACCGGCATCTCGGCCGAAGACCGGGCGCGCACCATTCAAGTAGCCATCCACCCGGACACCAAACCTCAAGACTTGCGCCGTCCCGGTCACATTTTCCCCCTGCGGGCGATCGACGGCGGCGTCCTCAAACGCGCCGGTCACACCGAAGCCTCGGTTGACCTCGCCAGACTCGCCGGGCTGTATCCCAGCGGCGTCATCTGCGAAATTCAAAACCCCGACGGTTCGATGGCGAGGCTGCCCGAATTAATCGACTACGCCAAAACCCACAACCTTAAAATAATCAGTATTGCCGACTTAATTAGCTACCGGCTCAAGCACGATCGATTCGTCCGCCGCGAAACCGTCGCCAAATTGCCCACTCAATTCGGCGAGTTTATGATTTACGCCTACCGCGACACCCAAGACAATTCAGAACACGTTGCTATTGTCAAGGGCGACCCGGCAGAATTTAAAGACAAACCCGTGATGGTGCGGGTGCATTCCGAATGCCTGACCGGCGATGCTTTGGGTTCCCTGCGCTGCGACTGCCGGATGCAACTGCAAGCGGCACTGAAAATGATCGAAAATGTCGGTTCTGGCGTTATCGTTTACTTGCGCCAAGAAGGTCGGGGCATTGGATTGGTAAATAAACTAAAAGCTTACTCGCTGCAAGATTTGGGATTCGATACAGTAGAAGCTAACGAACGGTTGGGATTTCCCGCCGACTTGCGGAATTACGGCGTCGGAGCACAAATGCTCAACGATTTGGGAGTGCAAAAAATTCGGTTGATTACCAACAACCCGCGCAAAATTGCAGGGTTGAAAGGTTACGGCATTGAAGTAGCCGATCGCGTCCCATTACTAATTGAAGCCACAGATTACAACTCGATCTATCTGGCAACAAAAGCCGAAAAACTCGGTCATATGCTGCTGCAAACTTATTTAGTAACAGTGGCAATTCAGTGGAACGAAACGAAGGAAGAAGCCAGAAGCCAGAAAGCAGAAGGAAAAGAGGAAGATTCTGCTATTCAAAATCGGTACGAACACCTCGAAAAACTGCGGCATTTGGCGGCTAACCAGCACTTGCTGCTGCAAGAAGAAGCGCGGCCGGTGGGAATAGCCCTTTTCGGAGAAGGCTCCCTCATCGTTCACCTGGGCTTCGATCAACCCGGACTCGCAGCCCCCGACTGGTACTCGGAGGTAAACCATCCTTACGTCAAGGCGATCGGCCACATTCTGGCAGAAATCAGCACTGAGCCCAATTTGCAAACATTAGAATTCATGGTTTCCTCCGGTGCAGATCCGCTCAAAACCCTGCAAGTCCAGCTCGATCGCGAGACATTCCTTTTGTCGGAATTAACCGGAATTTGCGATCGGCTCGAACCTCAAAAAATCTACAGTTTTGCCCCTATTCGCTGA
- a CDS encoding HAD domain-containing protein: protein MLIFLDIDGVLIPDRRNGSSLQTDTMKFNSTCLNHFENVLRSYPNVRVVISSSWREIFPFEVIPPLFSPDIATRIIGFTPFLNPKNIHQHKYLRHQEVLEYLRQNQAENSPWVAIDDIPEHYPPDAPVVAIDDYNGFDQNSAKILSEYLT from the coding sequence ATGTTAATTTTTTTAGACATTGATGGTGTACTTATTCCTGACAGAAGAAATGGATCGAGTTTGCAAACAGATACAATGAAATTTAATTCAACTTGCCTTAATCACTTTGAGAATGTGCTTCGTTCCTATCCTAATGTGCGAGTAGTAATTTCATCATCATGGCGTGAAATATTCCCCTTCGAGGTAATCCCGCCATTATTTTCACCAGATATCGCTACCCGTATTATCGGATTCACCCCTTTTCTCAACCCCAAAAATATTCACCAACACAAATATTTACGACACCAGGAAGTTCTTGAGTATCTTCGACAAAATCAAGCCGAAAACTCACCTTGGGTAGCCATTGACGATATTCCAGAACACTATCCGCCAGATGCACCTGTTGTGGCTATTGATGATTACAATGGTTTTGACCAGAACTCAGCAAAGATACTTTCAGAATATCTAACTTAA
- a CDS encoding pentapeptide repeat-containing protein — MEMNVGDFLHRLDLRGQALKGTNLGGAELRGANLRGTDLRETNLSGAMLRYADLIEADLSGANLSGADLAESFLNLANLTRADLTGAVLREANLVGVEFTGANLKQASLIKANLVGANLHEANLTRANLSGADLRGSQLSGAILDKAVYNNRTIFPEDIDPGAMGAFLLAPNASLPGLNLAMVDLTEADLKGADLRRTNLYKAILFGAKLDRANLAGANLSAADLREASLSGTILEKAVYSNKTLFSEGIDPALGGAYLIAPNVSLQGVNLTGADLNGSDLSGANLSASNLTSVNLKNVDLSRASLKKAYLKGANLEGTDLRGADLSGAILHQVNLSSADLRGVDLTRADLSGANLRDADLRETDFTGATLLFANLSGADLRGVDLTKADLSGAKLNEADLRKADLMRVNLEGADLTEADLSDAHLFRVNLRGANLKGTNLKGASLKGVFLTDAYLSETDVTDIDLSPNFFELPLESEW; from the coding sequence ATGGAAATGAACGTTGGTGACTTTCTGCACCGACTCGACCTCAGGGGACAAGCACTTAAAGGCACCAACCTTGGCGGTGCGGAACTCCGGGGAGCCAACCTCCGAGGCACGGATCTCCGAGAAACCAACCTCAGCGGCGCTATGCTCAGGTATGCAGACCTGATTGAAGCCGACCTCAGCGGTGCAAATCTCAGCGGGGCGGATTTAGCTGAATCATTTCTCAATTTAGCTAACCTCACTAGAGCCGATTTGACTGGTGCTGTCCTCCGAGAAGCTAATCTCGTAGGAGTCGAATTCACCGGCGCCAACCTCAAACAAGCAAGTTTGATCAAGGCTAATTTAGTTGGAGCCAATCTCCACGAAGCCAACTTAACCAGAGCCAACCTCAGCGGAGCCGATTTGCGCGGTTCTCAGTTGAGCGGTGCCATTTTAGACAAGGCCGTATACAACAACCGGACTATCTTTCCCGAGGATATCGATCCGGGTGCAATGGGAGCATTTTTGCTAGCTCCCAATGCTTCGCTCCCCGGCTTAAATCTGGCTATGGTAGATTTGACCGAAGCCGATTTAAAAGGAGCCGATTTGCGGCGGACAAACTTATACAAAGCTATTTTATTTGGCGCCAAACTCGATCGGGCAAACTTAGCAGGAGCCAACCTCAGCGCAGCGGACTTGAGGGAAGCCAGTTTGAGCGGCACGATTTTGGAGAAAGCTGTTTACAGCAACAAGACTTTGTTTTCAGAAGGCATTGACCCCGCTCTGGGGGGAGCTTATTTAATTGCTCCCAATGTATCGCTGCAAGGGGTAAATTTAACCGGAGCCGACTTAAACGGGTCAGATTTAAGCGGAGCTAATTTGAGCGCTTCTAACTTAACTTCGGTCAATCTCAAAAATGTAGACCTCAGCAGAGCTAGCTTAAAAAAAGCTTACCTCAAAGGTGCAAACTTGGAGGGAACTGATTTAAGAGGAGCCGATTTAAGCGGCGCAATTTTACACCAAGTAAACTTGAGTTCTGCTGACCTTCGGGGTGTAGACTTAACAAGGGCTGACCTCAGCGGCGCTAATTTAAGGGATGCCGATTTGAGGGAGACAGATTTCACCGGAGCTACTTTGCTGTTCGCTAACTTGAGCGGGGCCGACTTGAGAGGTGTAGACTTGACAAAAGCTGACCTCAGCGGCGCTAAGTTAAACGAAGCCGATCTCCGAAAAGCAGATTTGATGAGAGTAAATTTGGAGGGAGCAGATTTAACTGAGGCCGACTTGAGCGATGCTCATTTATTCCGAGTTAATCTCAGAGGTGCTAACCTGAAAGGTACTAACCTCAAAGGCGCAAGTTTAAAAGGGGTATTTTTGACTGACGCTTATTTGAGCGAAACGGATGTGACAGATATAGATCTGAGTCCGAATTTTTTTGAATTGCCGCTAGAATCGGAATGGTAA